In one window of Microbacterium sp. PM5 DNA:
- a CDS encoding CsbD family protein, with protein MGLDDKIKNAAEDIGGKVKEGVGKLTHNEKLEAEGEADQAKAHVKKAGEDVKDAFK; from the coding sequence ATGGGTCTCGACGACAAGATCAAGAACGCGGCCGAGGACATCGGCGGCAAGGTCAAGGAGGGCGTCGGCAAGCTGACGCACAACGAGAAGCTAGAAGCGGAGGGTGAGGCCGACCAGGCCAAGGCCCACGTGAAGAAGGCCGGCGAAGACGTCAAGGACGCGTTCAAGTAA
- a CDS encoding DUF2834 domain-containing protein translates to MTPRWTPLAITYLVLAVGGLVGTFALNVWSVVLMRNYLLDLVQSGPAVGSIGVDIMVAAIAGSILIIVEGRRLGMRRPWLYVLVSLVTAFAFVFPLFLAMRERTLAARRMLSTAGSDDLAEPAS, encoded by the coding sequence ATGACACCTCGTTGGACACCTCTCGCGATCACCTACCTCGTGCTGGCGGTCGGAGGCCTTGTCGGCACGTTCGCGCTGAACGTCTGGTCGGTCGTGCTGATGCGCAACTACCTGCTCGATCTCGTGCAGTCGGGACCGGCCGTCGGGTCGATCGGTGTCGACATCATGGTCGCGGCGATTGCGGGCAGCATCCTGATCATCGTCGAAGGACGACGGCTGGGCATGCGCCGCCCGTGGCTGTACGTGCTCGTGTCGCTCGTGACCGCGTTCGCCTTCGTCTTTCCGCTGTTTCTCGCGATGCGCGAGCGGACTCTCGCGGCGCGGCGGATGCTGTCGACCGCGGGCTCCGACGACCTCGCTGAGCCCGCGAGCTGA
- a CDS encoding PIN domain-containing protein, translating into MIVIYPDTNALHSDLLMQRKLSSELLALLDEGVVEVRLSPAVVAEADRQVRESVEATRKDVTTSVTKATRSLGLPEASMKALLSTLAGEITAVSDKALAPLLAHDACEVIEWSGVSAQDLVERELERRKPVLEKSGQSIGLRDTIIWHGLLELLETLDSDDDFVIFVSADGGFVNDGGLHDELEEEIDGAWWDGNRLRVASSLASAVLEAGRLASLIGERDGTLSAALIDYVERFDGIEWGSSPRDMYVTHHSANVPYGMEDALLISVDGVEVDHVGDGNPAECIGYADFTFSGRMSPMDYMDADHSNLEMTGGDINGYEVSVEFTARAEIIAEIEFDLEPLYAEVIGASVSW; encoded by the coding sequence GTGATCGTCATCTACCCCGACACCAATGCTCTGCACTCCGATCTCCTCATGCAGCGCAAGCTCAGTAGCGAGCTTCTTGCACTGCTCGACGAGGGCGTCGTCGAGGTGCGTCTCTCCCCGGCTGTCGTAGCGGAAGCGGATCGTCAGGTTCGCGAGAGCGTTGAGGCGACACGCAAGGACGTCACCACATCGGTCACGAAGGCGACGCGCAGTTTGGGTCTCCCCGAGGCATCAATGAAGGCACTTCTCAGCACGCTCGCGGGGGAGATCACCGCGGTAAGCGATAAGGCTCTCGCGCCGCTCCTAGCGCACGATGCCTGCGAGGTCATCGAGTGGTCGGGGGTGAGCGCGCAAGACCTCGTCGAGCGCGAGTTGGAGCGACGCAAGCCTGTGCTCGAGAAGAGCGGTCAGTCGATCGGTCTCCGCGACACGATCATCTGGCACGGGTTATTGGAACTGCTCGAAACTCTTGACAGCGACGATGACTTCGTCATCTTCGTGAGCGCGGACGGCGGGTTCGTCAACGACGGTGGGCTACACGACGAACTCGAAGAAGAAATTGACGGCGCCTGGTGGGACGGAAACCGCCTGCGCGTTGCGTCTTCTCTGGCATCCGCCGTGCTCGAAGCGGGGAGGCTCGCGAGCCTGATCGGTGAACGCGACGGCACACTGAGCGCCGCGCTCATCGACTACGTGGAGCGCTTCGATGGGATCGAGTGGGGCTCATCCCCCCGAGACATGTACGTGACCCACCACAGCGCGAACGTCCCGTACGGCATGGAGGACGCGCTGCTGATTTCTGTCGATGGCGTGGAGGTCGACCATGTTGGTGACGGCAACCCGGCGGAGTGCATCGGGTACGCCGACTTCACGTTCAGCGGGCGGATGTCGCCGATGGACTACATGGACGCTGACCACTCGAACCTCGAAATGACCGGCGGGGACATCAACGGTTACGAGGTCTCCGTTGAATTCACCGCGCGCGCAGAGATCATCGCTGAAATCGAGTTCGATCTGGAGCCGCTGTACGCCGAGGTCATCGGCGCTTCCGTGTCATGGTGA
- a CDS encoding molybdopterin-dependent oxidoreductase: protein MTTHTGRRVSLALAALAGLVSGAVFLGVAELLALLVARNASPILAVGGFVIDIVPQPFKEFAIATFGANDKIALLAGLGLAVVIASAIGGVLEYVRSPLGVAVVAIAGVLSTAAVVSRTGVTPLSFVPPVLGAAAASVVLVMLGRRLRRWRRPGPDSAETDSAPDEAQALGRRGFFRLAGVAGVSAVIVGVTARVVTAATSSVEAIRDALKLPAPRRTLTVPAGAELDVPGLSPLFTPNADFYRVDTALTVPTIDPTTWRLVVDGMVDRRIELSFDDLVGMGLDEYGITLTCVSNEVGGGLVGNARWLGVPVRDILRMAGPQGGADMVLSRSVDGYTASTPLSALTDNGLDAILAVAMNGEPLPAEHGFPVRMIVPGLYGYVSATKWLTELKVTTFAADEAYWTPRGYSAQAPIKLSSRVDVPKVGSPVAPGRVPVAGMAWAQPTGVARVEVNIDDTGWVPATISTPVNDESWVQWMYDWDAAPGTHYIAVRAWNKKGELQEQQRAPIAPNGSTGWHRVLVTVSS, encoded by the coding sequence GTGACCACGCACACCGGCCGGCGCGTGTCGCTCGCCCTCGCCGCCCTCGCGGGCCTTGTCAGCGGTGCGGTGTTCCTCGGCGTCGCCGAGCTGCTGGCGCTGCTCGTCGCGCGCAACGCCAGCCCGATCCTGGCGGTCGGTGGCTTCGTGATCGACATCGTCCCCCAGCCCTTCAAAGAGTTCGCGATCGCCACGTTCGGCGCCAACGACAAGATCGCCCTCCTCGCCGGTCTCGGCCTCGCCGTCGTGATCGCCTCGGCGATCGGGGGAGTGCTCGAGTACGTGCGCAGCCCTCTCGGCGTTGCGGTCGTCGCGATCGCCGGCGTGCTGTCGACCGCCGCCGTCGTCTCGCGCACCGGAGTCACGCCGTTGTCGTTCGTTCCTCCCGTGCTCGGGGCGGCCGCGGCATCCGTCGTTCTCGTGATGCTCGGTCGCCGCCTGCGGCGCTGGCGGCGGCCCGGGCCGGACTCCGCCGAAACCGACTCCGCGCCGGACGAGGCGCAAGCGCTCGGTCGGCGCGGCTTCTTCCGCCTCGCGGGCGTGGCCGGGGTCTCCGCCGTGATCGTCGGTGTCACGGCACGCGTCGTGACGGCCGCGACCTCATCGGTCGAAGCGATCCGCGATGCGCTGAAGCTGCCGGCCCCTCGCCGAACGCTGACCGTACCCGCGGGCGCCGAGCTCGACGTTCCCGGTCTCTCGCCGCTGTTCACGCCGAACGCCGACTTCTACCGCGTCGACACGGCGCTCACCGTCCCGACCATCGATCCGACGACGTGGCGCCTCGTCGTGGACGGCATGGTCGACCGTCGCATCGAGCTGAGCTTCGACGACCTCGTGGGCATGGGGCTGGACGAGTACGGCATCACCTTGACGTGCGTGTCGAACGAGGTCGGCGGCGGGCTGGTGGGCAATGCGCGATGGCTCGGCGTGCCCGTACGCGACATTCTGCGGATGGCGGGCCCGCAGGGCGGCGCCGACATGGTGCTCTCACGCAGCGTCGACGGCTACACCGCGAGCACTCCGCTGTCGGCGCTCACGGATAACGGACTCGACGCGATTCTGGCGGTCGCGATGAACGGCGAGCCGCTCCCTGCCGAGCACGGCTTTCCGGTGCGGATGATCGTCCCAGGGCTCTATGGGTACGTCTCGGCGACGAAGTGGCTGACCGAGCTGAAGGTGACGACCTTCGCCGCTGATGAGGCCTACTGGACGCCGCGAGGCTACAGCGCCCAGGCGCCCATCAAACTCTCCTCGCGTGTCGACGTCCCCAAGGTCGGCAGCCCCGTCGCCCCCGGACGTGTGCCCGTCGCCGGCATGGCGTGGGCGCAGCCGACCGGCGTCGCCCGCGTCGAGGTGAACATCGACGACACCGGCTGGGTTCCCGCGACGATCTCCACGCCGGTCAACGACGAGAGCTGGGTGCAGTGGATGTACGACTGGGATGCCGCGCCCGGCACTCACTACATCGCGGTGCGCGCCTGGAACAAGAAGGGCGAGCTGCAGGAGCAGCAGCGTGCCCCGATCGCGCCGAACGGTTCGACGGGGTGGCACCGGGTGCTCGTCACGGTCTCGTCGTGA
- a CDS encoding DUF1622 domain-containing protein, with product MAESIEPLFTAIALGFEAIGALAMVAGFVIALVLAVRALRRTGSGHDAYLVLRNTLGAAILLGLEVLVAADLIRTITSKPSIEDAVILGLIVIIRTVLSISIQIEIEGTLPWRRALLTSGGQVLARSIARERKATRTDEGRAVTD from the coding sequence ATGGCGGAGAGCATCGAGCCGTTGTTCACGGCGATCGCGCTCGGGTTCGAGGCGATCGGCGCGCTCGCCATGGTCGCCGGATTCGTCATCGCCCTCGTTCTGGCGGTGCGCGCGCTTCGGCGCACCGGGAGCGGCCACGACGCCTACCTGGTGCTGCGCAACACGCTCGGCGCCGCGATCCTGCTCGGGCTGGAGGTTCTCGTGGCCGCCGACCTCATCCGCACGATCACCTCCAAGCCGTCGATCGAAGACGCGGTGATTCTGGGGCTCATCGTGATCATCCGGACCGTTTTGTCCATCTCGATCCAGATCGAGATCGAGGGCACCCTCCCCTGGCGACGGGCGCTGCTGACCAGCGGCGGCCAAGTGCTCGCCCGTTCGATCGCGCGTGAACGCAAGGCCACACGCACGGACGAGGGCCGCGCCGTTACCGACTGA
- a CDS encoding DUF6176 family protein — protein sequence MIHLVARRIDPDHLDRVVEWLRTVNGPRRQEALASLAAERVRHETAMILDGADGPVLVYAMETDDIAHSRAVADMSPRAIDAEHRAVMRAADAGGVDGDIVLDLRAV from the coding sequence ATGATCCATCTCGTCGCACGGCGCATCGACCCCGATCACCTCGACCGCGTTGTGGAGTGGCTCCGCACCGTGAACGGTCCGCGTCGCCAAGAGGCACTCGCCTCACTCGCCGCGGAACGCGTCCGTCATGAGACGGCGATGATCCTTGACGGCGCGGATGGCCCCGTCCTTGTGTACGCCATGGAGACCGACGACATCGCCCACTCCCGAGCCGTCGCCGACATGTCGCCCCGCGCGATCGACGCAGAGCACCGCGCCGTCATGCGCGCGGCCGATGCTGGCGGGGTGGACGGCGACATCGTGCTGGATCTGCGGGCGGTATGA
- a CDS encoding GNAT family N-acetyltransferase yields MTIDASSSADVEIRLARPQEVPTICAFGTDVLPAHYGPLIGAAAAAELVADWWNPEVTSRGVAAGAVWVAVDADGALVGVGELGTAGGEPVVYRLYVAPGRRGRGFGVRLLDAMIATLPEGTPRVLIEHVAANRRAGAFYQREGFVIDRIDVVDSAARDRDVVWRARPLSV; encoded by the coding sequence GTGACCATCGACGCCTCCTCGAGCGCCGACGTCGAGATCCGTCTCGCGCGCCCGCAGGAGGTCCCGACGATCTGCGCCTTCGGAACGGACGTGCTCCCGGCGCACTACGGTCCGCTCATCGGAGCGGCGGCCGCTGCCGAGCTCGTGGCCGACTGGTGGAATCCGGAGGTCACCTCCCGAGGGGTGGCGGCCGGGGCGGTGTGGGTCGCCGTGGACGCGGACGGAGCCCTCGTCGGTGTCGGCGAGCTCGGCACCGCCGGCGGCGAACCCGTCGTCTATCGGCTGTACGTCGCTCCGGGGCGGCGCGGCCGGGGGTTCGGCGTCCGCCTGCTCGATGCCATGATCGCAACGTTGCCGGAGGGGACGCCCCGCGTGCTCATCGAGCACGTCGCCGCGAATCGCCGCGCCGGCGCGTTCTATCAACGGGAGGGGTTCGTCATCGACCGCATCGACGTGGTCGACTCCGCGGCGCGCGATCGGGATGTCGTATGGAGGGCGCGCCCCCTCAGCGTCTGA
- the ykgO gene encoding type B 50S ribosomal protein L36, with the protein MKVRASLKSLKEQPGAQVVRRRGRVYVINKQNPRFKGRQG; encoded by the coding sequence GTGAAAGTTCGTGCGTCGCTCAAGTCGCTGAAGGAGCAGCCCGGTGCTCAGGTCGTTCGCCGGCGCGGTCGCGTCTACGTCATCAACAAGCAGAACCCTCGGTTCAAGGGCCGGCAGGGGTGA
- a CDS encoding NUDIX hydrolase has product MTWQTRASRTVYENRWIRVEENDVVGPHGEGIYGVVEMQHPAVFVVAVDDDDRVCLVSLERYTTGPSWEVPAGGSDGEDPLAAAKRELAEEAGITAERWTALGRMNALNGIARAPEFVFLAQGVSRGADAEASQHEEGIDAVRWVPFGQVLRMIAAGEITDGESVAAVAYAGIHLGRFA; this is encoded by the coding sequence ATGACGTGGCAGACGCGCGCATCGCGCACCGTGTACGAGAACCGCTGGATCCGCGTCGAGGAGAACGACGTCGTCGGCCCGCACGGCGAGGGCATCTACGGGGTGGTGGAGATGCAGCATCCCGCCGTGTTCGTCGTGGCCGTCGACGATGACGACCGCGTCTGTCTCGTCTCGCTCGAGCGCTACACGACGGGGCCTTCATGGGAGGTGCCGGCGGGCGGCTCCGACGGCGAAGACCCACTGGCCGCGGCGAAGCGCGAGCTGGCCGAGGAAGCCGGCATCACGGCGGAGCGCTGGACCGCACTCGGCCGGATGAACGCCCTCAACGGCATCGCCCGCGCGCCCGAGTTCGTCTTCCTCGCGCAGGGCGTCTCCCGGGGTGCGGATGCCGAGGCATCCCAGCATGAGGAGGGAATCGACGCGGTGCGGTGGGTACCGTTCGGCCAGGTCCTGCGCATGATCGCCGCCGGCGAGATCACCGACGGCGAGAGTGTCGCCGCGGTCGCGTATGCGGGCATCCACCTCGGACGCTTCGCCTGA
- a CDS encoding GTP-binding protein, whose protein sequence is MLPSPLLVAGVCTPERRRYAAGLAVATQRGLLRISTRDDAAAPTPDHPVTIALTRDRRDVERFVIDAGIDVDVLHLDIVTRTPSAPIVCVVDARHMLDDLRDPSPLDERGGPGDGDSGARARRAVTLLEAATLVSIVRWEHVTTAELSMLMALASHLAPRARVRLSRGPSEDIRALIDSAPSAVDDGPVLERAGWVRALNDEHDPYMTDPRVSTVRYERLRPFHPSRLAAALDAIDTGRFGLLLRSAGFCRIATRPGILARWNQVGSAMWIDPQDAGAEAALTAQDIALTGLDLITGAVMATLDEALLTDAELEAGAAAWAAFPDPLPDWPALAEGPLPRDPSA, encoded by the coding sequence GTGCTGCCCTCTCCCCTCCTCGTCGCCGGCGTGTGCACTCCGGAACGTCGGCGCTATGCCGCCGGGCTGGCCGTCGCCACGCAGCGCGGACTGCTGCGCATCTCGACGAGAGACGATGCCGCAGCGCCGACGCCGGACCACCCCGTCACTATCGCTCTCACCCGCGACCGCCGAGACGTCGAACGGTTCGTGATCGATGCCGGCATCGACGTGGACGTGCTCCACCTGGACATCGTGACCCGGACGCCGTCCGCGCCGATCGTGTGCGTCGTGGACGCACGCCACATGCTCGACGATCTGCGCGACCCCAGTCCGCTCGACGAACGGGGAGGGCCCGGCGACGGCGACAGCGGTGCGCGTGCACGCCGAGCCGTCACACTGCTGGAAGCCGCCACACTCGTCAGCATCGTCCGGTGGGAGCACGTGACGACAGCCGAGCTTTCGATGCTCATGGCGCTGGCCTCGCATCTGGCGCCGCGCGCTCGGGTGCGCCTGTCGCGGGGCCCCAGCGAAGACATCCGGGCGCTCATCGACTCCGCGCCGTCCGCCGTCGACGATGGGCCCGTGCTCGAGCGTGCCGGGTGGGTGCGCGCCCTCAACGACGAGCACGACCCCTACATGACCGACCCGCGGGTGAGCACCGTGCGTTACGAACGACTGCGACCGTTCCACCCCTCGCGGCTCGCCGCTGCTCTCGACGCGATCGACACCGGGCGCTTCGGTCTTCTGCTGCGATCGGCGGGCTTCTGCCGGATCGCGACCCGACCCGGCATCCTCGCCCGATGGAATCAGGTCGGCTCGGCGATGTGGATCGATCCCCAGGATGCCGGGGCCGAGGCGGCGCTCACCGCGCAGGACATCGCGCTGACCGGGCTGGATCTGATCACCGGTGCGGTGATGGCGACGCTCGACGAGGCACTGTTGACCGACGCGGAGCTGGAGGCCGGAGCCGCGGCCTGGGCGGCCTTTCCCGATCCCCTCCCCGACTGGCCGGCGCTCGCGGAAGGCCCCCTCCCGCGCGACCCGTCGGCGTGA